One Methanobacterium sp. genomic region harbors:
- a CDS encoding amino acid permease, which yields MPTKMLSLFDVVNLVVGTIVGADIYIAAAFGAGLLGPASLAAWFLAGIMAIVIALSFAECSSLVPRAGGPYVYAKDAFGDFTGFLSGWSLILAEWSAIAVFPLAFIAYLQYFFPGMPFTVQTIIKILFIIILTGINYLGVKEAGRINDILTILKLAPIFILTLIGIVYFIINPSVFVSNFTPFLPVGLGNLGSAIVLIFWAYIGFELVTVPSDEIYDSKRTIPKAIVLGMGVVALFYIITNFVIVGVVPWQELSQSSAPLTFAGYALMGGFGAVFITVGALLSISGSDEAGILSSSRIPYAMAGDGLLPKAFARKHPKYETPYIALIVQGVVTGAAAIFGTISSLIILSVFTLLFCYILTCISVFPLRKKYDGGIKIPSIIPILGVIISIYIMSQSNFTQIITGVALIALGIPIYWKYSPKEEIRSVIKEITSREAFLKRWIQAREVFLGYLLRRLAYLLRRILG from the coding sequence ATGCCCACAAAAATGTTGAGCCTTTTTGATGTTGTAAACCTCGTGGTTGGAACCATTGTCGGTGCAGACATATATATCGCAGCAGCTTTTGGAGCTGGACTTTTAGGACCCGCATCACTCGCTGCATGGTTTTTAGCAGGGATAATGGCCATTGTAATAGCATTGTCTTTTGCAGAATGTTCCTCACTTGTTCCGCGCGCAGGCGGACCTTATGTGTATGCTAAAGATGCTTTTGGAGATTTTACAGGGTTTTTATCAGGATGGTCCCTTATACTCGCAGAATGGAGCGCCATAGCAGTTTTTCCCCTCGCATTTATAGCTTATCTTCAATACTTTTTTCCAGGAATGCCTTTTACAGTACAAACTATTATCAAAATTCTATTTATCATAATATTAACAGGTATAAACTATTTAGGTGTTAAAGAAGCCGGTAGAATTAACGATATTTTAACAATCTTAAAGCTGGCCCCCATTTTTATATTAACACTCATTGGAATTGTTTATTTCATAATAAATCCTTCAGTCTTTGTTTCTAATTTCACCCCATTTCTACCAGTAGGTCTTGGAAACCTGGGAAGTGCTATTGTTTTGATATTTTGGGCATATATCGGATTTGAACTTGTAACTGTACCTTCAGATGAAATATATGATTCAAAAAGGACTATTCCAAAAGCTATTGTACTTGGAATGGGTGTTGTTGCCCTTTTCTATATTATAACAAATTTTGTAATTGTTGGCGTAGTACCATGGCAAGAGCTTTCCCAATCATCTGCACCACTTACATTTGCAGGATATGCACTTATGGGAGGGTTTGGAGCCGTTTTTATCACTGTAGGAGCTCTTCTTTCAATTTCAGGATCTGATGAAGCAGGTATCCTTTCTTCATCAAGGATACCCTATGCAATGGCAGGTGACGGACTTCTACCCAAAGCATTTGCCAGAAAACATCCGAAATATGAAACACCTTACATTGCATTAATAGTTCAAGGTGTAGTTACGGGTGCCGCTGCCATCTTCGGAACCATAAGCAGTTTAATCATATTATCGGTTTTTACCCTTCTTTTCTGTTATATTTTAACATGTATCTCCGTATTTCCCCTAAGGAAAAAATATGATGGAGGTATCAAAATTCCATCTATAATACCCATTTTAGGTGTTATAATATCCATTTATATAATGTCTCAGAGCAATTTCACCCAAATAATAACTGGAGTGGCTTTAATAGCTCTTGGAATTCCAATATACTGGAAGTATTCACCAAAAGAAGAGATTAGATCAGTTATAAAGGAAATAACATCCAGGGAAGCCTTCTTAAAAAGATGGATTCAAGCCCGAGAGGTTTTCTTAGGATACTTATTAAGAAGGCTGGCTTATCTTTTAAGAAGGATACTGGGCTGA
- a CDS encoding pyridoxal phosphate-dependent aminotransferase, which translates to MFQPTRRCESIQLSEIRKMFDITAEDAINLSLGEPDFDTPLHIREAVKKALDDGFTHYTANKGIIELREAISCKFKEENKLDVDPESILVTVGASQALYISLQALVNRGDEVLIPDPGFLSYDAFVKLAEGKMVPVSLKEENEFRMTPEDVLDKITDKTKALILNSPSNPTGAVMQKEDIKGIAEIAEDHDIYLISDEVYEHIIYDGKHYSPGRYTENAITINAFSKTYAMTGFRIGYMTAKPEIAEELLKVHQYNVACASSLSQIAGLEALTGPQECVGEMVAEFKRRRDLVVKRLNEIGIGIKAPKGAFYVFPRVQNSQKFVNKAVEKGVIIVNGSSFGKCGENHFRLSYASSYENLEEAMNRLETIEI; encoded by the coding sequence ATGTTTCAACCAACCAGAAGATGCGAGTCAATACAGCTTTCAGAAATAAGAAAAATGTTTGATATCACTGCAGAAGATGCTATTAATTTAAGCCTTGGAGAACCCGATTTTGATACGCCATTACATATCAGGGAAGCTGTAAAAAAAGCTTTAGATGATGGATTCACCCATTATACAGCAAATAAAGGGATTATAGAACTTAGAGAAGCTATATCCTGTAAATTTAAAGAGGAAAATAAACTTGATGTAGATCCAGAGTCCATACTTGTAACGGTTGGGGCAAGTCAAGCACTTTATATTAGTCTTCAAGCATTGGTAAATAGGGGAGATGAAGTTTTAATCCCGGATCCAGGATTTCTTTCATATGATGCATTTGTAAAGCTTGCTGAAGGTAAAATGGTTCCAGTAAGTCTCAAAGAAGAAAATGAATTTAGAATGACTCCTGAAGATGTCCTTGATAAAATAACAGATAAAACTAAAGCCTTAATTTTGAATTCTCCTTCAAACCCAACAGGTGCAGTCATGCAAAAAGAAGATATTAAGGGCATAGCTGAAATAGCGGAAGATCATGATATATATTTGATATCTGATGAAGTATATGAGCACATAATCTATGATGGAAAACATTACAGCCCTGGAAGGTATACTGAAAACGCAATAACCATAAATGCATTTTCTAAAACCTATGCGATGACTGGGTTTAGAATAGGATATATGACTGCAAAACCAGAGATCGCTGAAGAATTGCTGAAGGTTCATCAGTATAATGTGGCATGTGCCAGCTCTTTATCTCAAATAGCAGGTCTTGAAGCATTAACTGGACCACAGGAATGTGTCGGTGAAATGGTAGCTGAATTTAAACGAAGAAGAGACCTGGTAGTTAAGAGGTTGAATGAAATAGGAATCGGAATCAAAGCACCTAAAGGGGCGTTTTATGTATTTCCAAGGGTCCAAAACTCCCAGAAATTTGTAAATAAAGCTGTAGAAAAGGGAGTAATAATCGTTAATGGCAGTAGTTTTGGTAAATGTGGAGAAAATCATTTTAGATTGTCTTATGCTTCTTCATATGAAAATTTAGAGGAAGCTATGAACAGATTAGAAACTATTGAAATTTAA
- a CDS encoding XRE family transcriptional regulator — protein sequence MSEENQLGTKIQQIRENHEMTVEQLAEKSQCSRKVIESIESGDLIPSLTPLIRIAKVLDVRLGTFLDDAPQIGPVMVKSGKSEQVIHFSGKEDHPDTSALDFYALASGKTDRHMEPFIIDVHLHETEEYKLASHEGEEFIYVMEGQIEILYGQEKYLLSKGDSIYYDSIVPHDLHAYGDKDSKILAVVYTPF from the coding sequence ATGTCAGAGGAAAATCAACTCGGAACTAAAATCCAGCAGATAAGAGAAAACCATGAAATGACTGTTGAACAACTGGCAGAAAAAAGTCAGTGCAGCAGGAAGGTTATAGAAAGTATTGAAAGTGGAGATTTGATCCCATCACTCACACCACTTATAAGGATTGCAAAAGTGTTGGATGTCCGTTTAGGTACTTTTCTTGATGATGCGCCTCAAATAGGGCCAGTAATGGTAAAATCAGGCAAATCAGAACAGGTGATCCATTTTTCAGGTAAAGAAGATCATCCTGATACAAGTGCTCTTGATTTTTATGCTCTGGCTTCTGGTAAAACAGACAGGCATATGGAGCCTTTTATTATTGATGTTCATCTCCATGAGACAGAAGAGTATAAACTGGCTTCACATGAAGGTGAAGAGTTCATTTATGTTATGGAAGGGCAAATTGAAATATTATACGGTCAGGAAAAATATCTGCTTTCTAAAGGGGACAGTATTTATTATGATTCAATTGTACCTCATGATTTACATGCTTACGGTGATAAGGATTCAAAAATCCTTGCAGTTGTATATACGCCATTTTAA
- a CDS encoding thioesterase family protein, whose translation MFTEKVTPRFGDADGLRHINNTALVEWFEVGRNPIFRMFTPDLDLSYEKWKLILVRTEFDYIGQMYYGIDVEIRSYITHIGNSSFTIGHEAWQDGELKAKGKAVLVHFDFLNQKSVPIPDAIKAQLHEHLILEDKNCK comes from the coding sequence ATGTTTACAGAGAAAGTTACACCGCGATTCGGAGATGCTGATGGACTTCGGCATATTAACAATACTGCACTTGTAGAGTGGTTTGAAGTCGGAAGAAATCCAATATTTAGAATGTTTACACCAGATCTTGACTTGAGTTATGAGAAATGGAAATTAATATTAGTTAGAACTGAATTTGATTACATCGGTCAAATGTACTATGGAATTGATGTTGAAATTAGGAGTTATATAACTCATATTGGAAACAGCTCATTTACAATAGGTCATGAGGCATGGCAGGATGGAGAGCTCAAAGCAAAGGGAAAAGCTGTTCTTGTACATTTTGATTTCTTAAATCAAAAAAGTGTACCTATTCCTGATGCAATAAAAGCCCAATTACATGAGCATTTAATATTAGAAGACAAAAATTGCAAATAA